A window of the Nocardia sp. NBC_01329 genome harbors these coding sequences:
- a CDS encoding SRPBCC family protein, with product MASVHREFVVEAAPEEVWDVLSDFGAVHERLAPGFVVSTRLDADTRTVTFADGTIVSERLVALDPVSRRVAYTVVGGSLHPSHHHATMQALPEDGGRTLFVWHTDVLPDVLAETMAEFVELGSAVISRTLRASGTPLPTGSGLDQENTSRPGGHREGDRRADG from the coding sequence ATGGCTTCCGTTCACAGAGAATTCGTCGTCGAGGCCGCACCCGAGGAGGTCTGGGATGTGTTGAGCGACTTCGGTGCCGTGCACGAACGCCTCGCACCAGGTTTCGTCGTGAGCACCCGGCTCGATGCCGATACCCGCACGGTCACCTTCGCCGACGGCACGATCGTCAGCGAGCGACTCGTCGCTCTCGATCCGGTGAGCAGACGGGTCGCCTACACCGTGGTCGGCGGGAGTCTGCACCCTTCCCATCATCACGCCACCATGCAGGCGTTACCGGAGGATGGCGGCCGGACACTGTTCGTCTGGCACACCGACGTCCTTCCCGACGTGCTCGCCGAAACGATGGCCGAGTTCGTCGAACTCGGATCGGCGGTCATCAGCCGGACCCTGAGAGCGAGCGGAACGCCGCTGCCGACCGGTTCGGGGCTCGACCAGGAGAACACAT